In Rhinoderma darwinii isolate aRhiDar2 chromosome 9, aRhiDar2.hap1, whole genome shotgun sequence, the following are encoded in one genomic region:
- the MTA2 gene encoding metastasis-associated protein MTA2 isoform X1, producing MSVLESSSDILQHAINYVYFENSSSNPYLIRRIEELNKTANGNVEAKVVCLFRRRDISSSLNSLADSNAREFEEESKQPSVAEQPRHQLKHRELFLSRQFESLPATHIRGKCSVTLLNETDLLSQYLEKEDCFFYSLVFDPVQKTLLADQGEIRVGSKYQAEIPDQLAEGESDNRNQQKMEMKVWDPENPLTDRQIDQFLVVARAVGTFARALDCSSSIRQPSLHMSAAAASRDITLFHAMDTLQRNGYDLARAMSTLVPQGGPVLCRDEMEEWSASEAMLFEEALEKYGKDFNDIRQDFLPWKSLASIVQFYYMWKTTDRYIQQKRLKAAEADSKLKQVYIPTYTKPNPNQIISVGAKPGLNGAGFQKGLTCESCHTTVSAQWYAWGPPNMQCRLCASCWIYWKKYGGLKTPTQLEGATRNIGEAHPRSHLSRPEAQSLSPYTTSANRAKLLAKNRQTFLLQTTKLTRIARRMCRDILQPRRAARRPYAPINSNSIKAECSIRLPKASKAPLKITTLVRPPLAAIVKELAAQAPLKPKTPRGTKTPINRNQLSQSRVSSIGVLPAKRAFEAVSGVGVVPPFSANGRSFSSGVRSSNQPNVKRQKLNIADAPNPVVFVATKDTRCLRKSLSHMEMRRAARRPNQPLKLKLPLPPRPSGLLPSLTTPHPASTSEPIVLED from the exons ATTATGTATATTTTGAAAACTCCTCAAGTAACCCATACCTGATCCGCAGAATAGAAGAGCTTAACAAG ACTGCGAATGGTAATGTAGAAGCCAAAGTGGTCTGTCTGTTCCGTCGCAGAGATATCTCCAGCAGTCTgaacagcttagcagacagtaatgcaa GGGAATTTGAGGAGGAGTCTAAGCAGCCGTCAGTGGCCGAACAACCGAGACACCAGCTGAAACACCGCGAGCTCTTTCTATCCCGGCAGTTTGAATCATTGCCTGCTACACACATCAG gggtAAATGTAGTGTAACTCTGCTAAATGAgactgaccttctgagccagtatTTGGAAAAAGAG GATTGCTTCTTCTATTCACTGGTGTTTGACCCAGTACAGAAGACTCTGTTGGCTGATCAAGGGGAGATACGAGTGGGTTCCAAGTATCAGGCAGAAATTCCTGACCAGTTAGCAGAGG GTGAATCTGATAATCGAAACCAACAAAAAATGGAAATGAAAGTGTGGGATCCAGAGAATCCTCTGACAGACAGACAAATCGACCAATTTCTTGTTGTTGCTAG AGCTGTTGGCACATTCGCAAGAGCATTGGACTGCAGCAGCTCAATAAGACAGCCAAGTTTACATATGAGTGCAGCAGCTGCTTCTCGAGACATCACGCTG TTCCATGCAATGGATACACTACAGAGGAATGGTTATGATCTTGCTCGTGCCATGTCCACTCTTGTCCCTCAAGGAGGTCCTGTTCTGTGCCGGGATGAGATGGAGGAGTGGTCTGCGTCAGAAGCCATGTTGTTTGAGGAAGCGTTGGAAAAATACGGAAAGGATTTCAATGACATTCGGCAAGACTTT CTGCCTTGGAAGTCTCTGGCTAGTATTGTTCAATTCTACTATATGTGGAAAACCACAGACAGATATATTCAGCAG AAACGTCTGAAGGCAGCTGAAGCAGATAGCAAACTGAAACAAGTCTACATCCCAACCTA CACCAAACCCAACCCCAATCAGATCATTTCTGTCGGAGCCAAGCCTGGACTGAATGGAGCTGGATTCCAGAAAGGTCTAACGTGTGAAAGCTGCCACA CCACCGTTTCGGCACAGTGGTATGCATGGGGTCCACCCAACATGCAGTGTCGCTTATGTGCTTCTTGCTGGATTTATTGGAAGAAGTATGGAGGACTTAAAACCCCGACACAGCTTGAAGGTGCAACTCGGAATATAGGG GAGGCCCACCCTCGTAGCCATCTGTCTCGGCCTGAAGCTCAGAGCTTGTCCCCATATACCACGAGTGCAAACCGCGCGAAGCTATTGGCAAAGAACCGTCAGACGTTTCTTCTGCAGACGACCAAATTAACCCGCATTGCACGTCGTATGTGCAGAGATATCTTGCAGCCTAGGCGAGCTGCACGCCGACCCTATGCCCCAATCAATTCAAATTCCATTAAAGCCGAAT GTTCCATTCGATTACCGAAAGCATCTAAAGCTCCTCTGAAAATAACTACCTTGGTGCGCCCACCTTTGGCAGCCATTGTAAAAGAACTTG ctGCCCAAGCACCACTGAAACCGAAGACTCCTCGTGGAACAAAAACTCCAATAAACCGTAATCAACTGAGTCAGAGTAGAGTCAGTAGTATTGGTGTACTACCCGCCAAACGAGCATTTGAAGCA GTATCCGGTGTGGGGGTAGTTCCTCCATTCTCTGCCAATGGTCGCTCTTTCTCATCTGGTGTCCGTTCAAGCAATCAACCCAATGTCAAGAGGCAGAAACTCAATATTGCTGATGCCCCTAATCCTGTTGTTTTTGTGGCAACTAAAGACACAAG ATGCTTAAGAAAATCCTTATCGCATATGGAGATGCGCCGAGCTGCCAGACGTCCCAATCAGCCTCTGAAGTTGAAGCTACCACTGCCCCCGCGACCATCTGGGCTTCTGCCCTCCCTCACTACACCCCATCCTGCCAGTACAAGTGAACCAATTGTTTTGGAAGACTAA
- the MTA2 gene encoding metastasis-associated protein MTA2 isoform X2: MAANMYRVGDYVYFENSSSNPYLIRRIEELNKTANGNVEAKVVCLFRRRDISSSLNSLADSNAREFEEESKQPSVAEQPRHQLKHRELFLSRQFESLPATHIRGKCSVTLLNETDLLSQYLEKEDCFFYSLVFDPVQKTLLADQGEIRVGSKYQAEIPDQLAEGESDNRNQQKMEMKVWDPENPLTDRQIDQFLVVARAVGTFARALDCSSSIRQPSLHMSAAAASRDITLFHAMDTLQRNGYDLARAMSTLVPQGGPVLCRDEMEEWSASEAMLFEEALEKYGKDFNDIRQDFLPWKSLASIVQFYYMWKTTDRYIQQKRLKAAEADSKLKQVYIPTYTKPNPNQIISVGAKPGLNGAGFQKGLTCESCHTTVSAQWYAWGPPNMQCRLCASCWIYWKKYGGLKTPTQLEGATRNIGEAHPRSHLSRPEAQSLSPYTTSANRAKLLAKNRQTFLLQTTKLTRIARRMCRDILQPRRAARRPYAPINSNSIKAECSIRLPKASKAPLKITTLVRPPLAAIVKELAAQAPLKPKTPRGTKTPINRNQLSQSRVSSIGVLPAKRAFEAVSGVGVVPPFSANGRSFSSGVRSSNQPNVKRQKLNIADAPNPVVFVATKDTRCLRKSLSHMEMRRAARRPNQPLKLKLPLPPRPSGLLPSLTTPHPASTSEPIVLED, encoded by the exons ATTATGTATATTTTGAAAACTCCTCAAGTAACCCATACCTGATCCGCAGAATAGAAGAGCTTAACAAG ACTGCGAATGGTAATGTAGAAGCCAAAGTGGTCTGTCTGTTCCGTCGCAGAGATATCTCCAGCAGTCTgaacagcttagcagacagtaatgcaa GGGAATTTGAGGAGGAGTCTAAGCAGCCGTCAGTGGCCGAACAACCGAGACACCAGCTGAAACACCGCGAGCTCTTTCTATCCCGGCAGTTTGAATCATTGCCTGCTACACACATCAG gggtAAATGTAGTGTAACTCTGCTAAATGAgactgaccttctgagccagtatTTGGAAAAAGAG GATTGCTTCTTCTATTCACTGGTGTTTGACCCAGTACAGAAGACTCTGTTGGCTGATCAAGGGGAGATACGAGTGGGTTCCAAGTATCAGGCAGAAATTCCTGACCAGTTAGCAGAGG GTGAATCTGATAATCGAAACCAACAAAAAATGGAAATGAAAGTGTGGGATCCAGAGAATCCTCTGACAGACAGACAAATCGACCAATTTCTTGTTGTTGCTAG AGCTGTTGGCACATTCGCAAGAGCATTGGACTGCAGCAGCTCAATAAGACAGCCAAGTTTACATATGAGTGCAGCAGCTGCTTCTCGAGACATCACGCTG TTCCATGCAATGGATACACTACAGAGGAATGGTTATGATCTTGCTCGTGCCATGTCCACTCTTGTCCCTCAAGGAGGTCCTGTTCTGTGCCGGGATGAGATGGAGGAGTGGTCTGCGTCAGAAGCCATGTTGTTTGAGGAAGCGTTGGAAAAATACGGAAAGGATTTCAATGACATTCGGCAAGACTTT CTGCCTTGGAAGTCTCTGGCTAGTATTGTTCAATTCTACTATATGTGGAAAACCACAGACAGATATATTCAGCAG AAACGTCTGAAGGCAGCTGAAGCAGATAGCAAACTGAAACAAGTCTACATCCCAACCTA CACCAAACCCAACCCCAATCAGATCATTTCTGTCGGAGCCAAGCCTGGACTGAATGGAGCTGGATTCCAGAAAGGTCTAACGTGTGAAAGCTGCCACA CCACCGTTTCGGCACAGTGGTATGCATGGGGTCCACCCAACATGCAGTGTCGCTTATGTGCTTCTTGCTGGATTTATTGGAAGAAGTATGGAGGACTTAAAACCCCGACACAGCTTGAAGGTGCAACTCGGAATATAGGG GAGGCCCACCCTCGTAGCCATCTGTCTCGGCCTGAAGCTCAGAGCTTGTCCCCATATACCACGAGTGCAAACCGCGCGAAGCTATTGGCAAAGAACCGTCAGACGTTTCTTCTGCAGACGACCAAATTAACCCGCATTGCACGTCGTATGTGCAGAGATATCTTGCAGCCTAGGCGAGCTGCACGCCGACCCTATGCCCCAATCAATTCAAATTCCATTAAAGCCGAAT GTTCCATTCGATTACCGAAAGCATCTAAAGCTCCTCTGAAAATAACTACCTTGGTGCGCCCACCTTTGGCAGCCATTGTAAAAGAACTTG ctGCCCAAGCACCACTGAAACCGAAGACTCCTCGTGGAACAAAAACTCCAATAAACCGTAATCAACTGAGTCAGAGTAGAGTCAGTAGTATTGGTGTACTACCCGCCAAACGAGCATTTGAAGCA GTATCCGGTGTGGGGGTAGTTCCTCCATTCTCTGCCAATGGTCGCTCTTTCTCATCTGGTGTCCGTTCAAGCAATCAACCCAATGTCAAGAGGCAGAAACTCAATATTGCTGATGCCCCTAATCCTGTTGTTTTTGTGGCAACTAAAGACACAAG ATGCTTAAGAAAATCCTTATCGCATATGGAGATGCGCCGAGCTGCCAGACGTCCCAATCAGCCTCTGAAGTTGAAGCTACCACTGCCCCCGCGACCATCTGGGCTTCTGCCCTCCCTCACTACACCCCATCCTGCCAGTACAAGTGAACCAATTGTTTTGGAAGACTAA